The Flavobacterium jumunjinense genome includes a region encoding these proteins:
- a CDS encoding RagB/SusD family nutrient uptake outer membrane protein: protein MKKQFIKIVIVVAVFNLFSCTEDFEAINTNSTGQSEITLPDLFKGIYSNIVIAKPEWQYQLQQNLNADLWSGYMATPTGFAGGSNNSTYNLIDGWNDFAWAPTYKNIIAFTDAIERKTKNVQNDFYALSLLLKVQAMHKVTDTFGPAVYSQYGTGVLPVSYDSQEEIYNAMFTDLETAITHLTNKIQSGEPSNLAGVDKTVYAGDMTKWVKFGNSLRLRLAMRITKINPVLAKTEAEKSFAHTIGVITENNEILSLNIPHPVGVISEGWKDIRMSADMESILVGYSDPRLSKYFKESVQFPTEYKGVRTGINIISKSDHQDFSGLSDEIVSKITFMTAAEVYFLRAEGALRGWNMGGISQLLYEEGVKKSFEQHAATNATAYLADNSSVPTNYVDTAPGYAVNNTNAVSTITIEWNDIDTNELKLERIITQKWIACFPDGQEAWSEHRRTGYPKLFPVIKNTSGGIIDSNLGVRRINFPISEVNANAAGVASGVSKLNGPDNGATRLWWDTTGSNF, encoded by the coding sequence ATGAAAAAACAATTTATAAAAATAGTAATAGTCGTTGCCGTATTCAACTTATTTAGTTGTACAGAAGACTTTGAAGCAATTAATACAAATTCAACGGGACAATCTGAAATTACATTACCCGATTTGTTTAAAGGTATCTATTCAAACATTGTAATAGCAAAACCAGAATGGCAATATCAATTGCAACAAAATTTAAACGCCGATCTATGGTCTGGTTACATGGCAACACCAACAGGTTTTGCAGGAGGGAGTAACAATAGTACCTATAATTTAATTGATGGTTGGAATGATTTTGCTTGGGCACCAACCTACAAAAATATAATCGCTTTTACCGATGCAATTGAACGAAAAACCAAAAATGTTCAAAATGATTTTTATGCACTATCATTACTACTAAAAGTACAAGCTATGCATAAAGTAACCGACACTTTTGGTCCAGCTGTCTATTCACAATATGGCACAGGTGTACTTCCAGTATCTTATGATTCTCAAGAAGAAATATACAACGCTATGTTTACCGATTTAGAAACAGCAATTACACATTTAACAAATAAAATTCAAAGTGGAGAACCTTCCAACTTAGCAGGTGTAGATAAAACAGTATATGCTGGAGATATGACTAAATGGGTAAAATTCGGTAATTCCCTTCGCTTAAGATTAGCCATGAGAATTACAAAGATTAATCCAGTGTTAGCAAAAACTGAAGCTGAAAAATCATTTGCACATACTATAGGAGTAATTACAGAAAACAATGAAATCTTATCTTTAAATATACCACATCCAGTAGGTGTAATTAGTGAAGGATGGAAAGATATTAGAATGTCAGCCGATATGGAATCTATTTTAGTTGGCTATTCAGATCCAAGATTGAGCAAATACTTTAAAGAATCAGTACAATTTCCTACTGAATATAAAGGAGTAAGAACAGGAATCAATATTATTTCAAAAAGTGATCATCAAGATTTTTCTGGATTATCAGACGAAATTGTGTCGAAAATTACATTCATGACAGCTGCAGAAGTTTATTTCTTAAGAGCAGAAGGTGCATTAAGAGGCTGGAATATGGGTGGTATTTCTCAACTATTATATGAAGAAGGTGTGAAAAAATCATTTGAGCAACATGCAGCAACAAATGCAACAGCTTATTTGGCAGATAACAGTAGTGTACCTACAAACTATGTTGATACTGCACCAGGTTATGCTGTAAATAATACAAATGCTGTAAGCACAATTACAATAGAATGGAATGATATAGATACTAATGAATTAAAACTAGAACGAATAATTACACAAAAATGGATTGCTTGTTTTCCAGACGGACAAGAAGCTTGGTCGGAACATAGAAGAACAGGATATCCAAAATTATTTCCAGTAATAAAAAACACAAGTGGTGGTATAATTGACTCTAATTTAGGGGTTCGCAGAATTAATTTCCCTATATCCGAAGTAAATGCAAATGCTGCAGGAGTGGCTTCTGGAGTGAGTAAATTAAACGGTCCCGATAACGGAGCAACGAGATTGTGGTGGGACACAACGGGTTCAAACTTCTAA
- the nagB gene encoding glucosamine-6-phosphate deaminase, protein MKNVLDIKPDISYKSVGHFEETRFEKIHNAIFKNATDASIVVAHEIATLIQTKQKESKNCVLGLATGSSPVKVYEELVRMHKEEGLSFHNVITFNLDEYYPMTKENNQSYHYFMHEHLFNHIDIKPENINIPDGTVAIDEINQYCIDYEMSIKTVGGLDFQLLGIGRTGHIGFNEPGSHVNSGTRIITLDHVTRSDASSAFNGISNVPKKAITMGVSTVLKSKRIVLLAWGENKADVITTTIQGEISSDIPATFLQNHNNTTFILDVFAASQLTRFKTPWLVGECKWTQELKRKAIVWLCQQTNQSILKLTDRDYNNHGMSDLLALEGSAYDLNINMFNVLQHTITGWPGGKPNTDDTNRPERALPDKKRVIIFSPHPDDDVISMGGTFYKLIKQGHDVHVVYQTSGNIAVTDHEALKFAEVANDFSGDNKESINFLKVIEFLRNKKENQIDALDVRKLKGLIRRRESYAATRLLGLKDENIHFLDLPFYETGQIKKNPLGSKDVEIIENIISELQPHQVFAAGDLADPHGTHEICLNAIFAAMKNLKNQSYMNDCWLWLYRGAWHEWDTHEIDMAVPLSPDEVLIKRYAILSHQSQKDRVMFQGNDSREFWVRAEDRNKNTAKLYDFLGLPEYEAIEAFKRFDY, encoded by the coding sequence ATGAAAAATGTTTTAGACATTAAACCAGACATCAGTTACAAAAGTGTTGGTCACTTTGAAGAAACTCGATTCGAAAAAATTCATAATGCCATATTTAAAAACGCAACAGATGCCTCTATTGTTGTAGCTCATGAAATTGCAACTTTAATACAAACAAAACAAAAAGAAAGCAAAAACTGTGTTTTAGGATTAGCTACTGGATCTTCACCCGTAAAAGTATATGAAGAATTAGTAAGAATGCATAAAGAAGAAGGATTAAGCTTTCATAATGTAATTACATTTAATCTAGATGAGTATTATCCAATGACAAAGGAAAATAATCAAAGCTACCACTATTTCATGCACGAACATTTGTTCAATCACATAGATATTAAGCCAGAGAACATTAATATTCCAGATGGAACGGTTGCTATAGATGAAATCAATCAATATTGCATTGATTACGAAATGAGTATAAAAACAGTTGGCGGTCTTGATTTTCAATTATTAGGAATTGGTAGAACAGGACACATCGGATTCAACGAACCAGGATCACACGTAAATTCTGGAACACGAATTATTACGCTAGATCATGTAACACGTTCAGACGCTTCATCTGCTTTCAACGGAATAAGTAATGTGCCCAAAAAAGCCATTACTATGGGAGTGTCTACCGTTCTAAAATCGAAAAGAATCGTATTATTAGCATGGGGAGAAAACAAAGCCGATGTTATTACGACAACCATACAAGGAGAAATTAGTTCGGATATTCCTGCAACATTTTTACAAAATCATAACAATACTACATTTATACTCGATGTTTTTGCAGCATCACAACTTACGCGCTTCAAAACACCATGGTTAGTGGGCGAATGCAAATGGACACAAGAATTAAAAAGAAAAGCGATTGTTTGGTTGTGCCAGCAAACCAATCAGTCAATACTTAAACTTACTGATAGAGATTACAACAACCACGGAATGTCGGATCTTTTAGCATTAGAAGGTTCAGCCTATGATTTAAACATTAATATGTTTAATGTACTACAACATACCATTACAGGTTGGCCTGGTGGAAAACCAAATACAGACGATACCAATAGACCTGAACGTGCACTACCAGACAAAAAAAGAGTTATCATTTTTAGTCCGCATCCCGATGATGATGTAATTTCAATGGGTGGAACATTTTACAAATTAATTAAACAAGGACATGATGTTCATGTTGTTTATCAAACCTCTGGAAACATTGCTGTAACAGATCATGAAGCATTAAAATTTGCCGAAGTTGCCAATGATTTTAGTGGCGATAACAAAGAAAGTATCAATTTTCTCAAGGTAATTGAATTTTTAAGAAATAAAAAAGAGAACCAAATAGACGCACTAGATGTTAGAAAACTAAAAGGACTCATTCGAAGAAGAGAATCTTATGCAGCTACACGTTTATTAGGGTTAAAAGATGAAAACATACATTTCTTAGACCTTCCTTTTTATGAAACAGGACAAATTAAGAAAAACCCACTTGGAAGTAAAGACGTAGAAATTATAGAAAATATCATTTCAGAATTACAGCCCCATCAGGTTTTTGCAGCGGGAGATCTTGCCGATCCTCATGGAACGCATGAAATTTGTTTAAATGCGATTTTCGCAGCTATGAAAAACTTAAAAAATCAGTCGTATATGAATGATTGCTGGTTATGGTTATATAGAGGAGCTTGGCACGAATGGGATACGCACGAAATAGATATGGCTGTACCGCTAAGTCCAGATGAAGTATTAATAAAAAGATATGCTATTTTATCGCACCAATCTCAAAAAGACAGAGTAATGTTTCAAGGAAACGATTCAAGAGAATTTTGGGTAAGAGCAGAAGATAGAAACAAGAACACAGCCAAACTTTATGACTTTTTAGGTTTGCCCGAATATGAAGCTATTGAAGCGTTTAAACGATTCGATTATTAA
- a CDS encoding beta-N-acetylhexosaminidase — MKYLYLFLLISYTTCAQQINIDKLSLMPWPQNIRLHDGTFQITKDFNINITGNPNPRIYSYATRFLRRLDGRTGNFFTQSYTTSSNQKPNAQLQINCLQQGKIDISQDESYQLKITPKNITIDATSDLGAMHALETLLQLLTVQDGQFVFPALTINDAPQFTWRGLMIDVARHFQPIEVITRNIDAMAALKLNIFHWHLTDDQGWRVEIKSLPQLTKQASDGLFYTQEDIKYIVNYAAERGIMVIPEIDVPGHATAILTAIPEIGSFYNKDKTIKTYTLERNAGIFDPTLDPTNPKTYIILQQIFDEVCALFPFNYFHIGGDENEGKDWDANPKIAAFKKEHQLKTNHDLQTYFNMKLLKILQTNNKEVMGWEEIMTPNMSKNAIIHSWRGVNEGLHAGESLINAAKSGYKTVLSNGFYIDLALGIDEHYNVMLIDEKANLTTEEKSRILGGEATMWGELVTPATIDSRIWPRTAAIAERLWSNSTITDVDFMRKRIVNVSFRLEELGVQHIKNKSVLLRNIANNQDIHALDVLSKVCEPLKIYTRNKEGTEYQSYSPFTLFADACTPDAEDAFIFEKRTTNYIKNKSPENTQALIYYFDLWIQNHEELKLLSTNAPLIQPLLPVSQNLSDIANEFKRILTQQQKINKEQLTKLLAKCESKNHADIELAVSPSLKKLLGSL, encoded by the coding sequence ATGAAATACCTATACCTATTCCTATTAATAAGCTACACTACATGTGCGCAACAAATCAATATAGATAAATTGAGCCTCATGCCTTGGCCACAAAATATTAGACTACATGATGGAACTTTCCAAATAACAAAAGATTTCAATATTAATATTACAGGAAATCCAAATCCTCGCATTTATAGCTATGCCACACGTTTTTTAAGACGTTTAGATGGTAGAACAGGGAATTTCTTTACCCAAAGTTACACTACAAGCTCAAATCAAAAACCCAATGCACAATTACAAATCAATTGTTTGCAACAAGGAAAAATTGACATTAGTCAAGATGAAAGTTATCAATTAAAAATTACACCAAAAAATATCACTATTGATGCAACTTCCGATTTAGGAGCGATGCATGCATTAGAAACCCTTTTACAACTATTAACTGTACAAGATGGCCAATTTGTGTTTCCTGCTTTAACCATAAATGATGCACCACAATTTACTTGGAGAGGCTTAATGATCGATGTAGCAAGACATTTTCAACCAATCGAAGTGATTACTAGAAATATAGACGCTATGGCAGCCTTAAAACTAAACATTTTTCATTGGCATTTAACCGATGATCAAGGATGGAGAGTCGAAATTAAAAGTCTGCCACAATTAACAAAACAAGCTTCCGACGGATTATTCTATACCCAAGAAGACATTAAATATATTGTAAACTATGCTGCTGAAAGAGGAATAATGGTTATACCAGAAATAGATGTTCCAGGACATGCTACTGCAATACTAACTGCAATTCCAGAAATTGGTAGTTTTTACAACAAGGACAAAACAATAAAAACATATACTCTAGAAAGAAATGCAGGTATTTTCGACCCAACACTAGACCCAACAAACCCTAAAACATATATCATTTTACAACAAATATTTGATGAGGTATGTGCACTATTTCCTTTCAACTATTTTCACATTGGAGGCGATGAAAACGAAGGCAAAGATTGGGATGCTAATCCAAAAATTGCGGCTTTCAAAAAAGAACACCAATTAAAAACCAACCATGATTTGCAAACCTATTTTAATATGAAACTATTAAAAATTTTGCAAACCAACAATAAAGAAGTGATGGGTTGGGAAGAAATAATGACACCCAACATGAGCAAAAATGCCATTATACATTCTTGGAGAGGTGTCAATGAAGGACTACATGCGGGAGAATCGCTAATTAATGCCGCAAAATCGGGATATAAAACCGTATTATCTAACGGATTCTATATCGATTTGGCATTAGGCATTGATGAACATTATAACGTAATGCTCATCGATGAAAAAGCCAACCTAACAACAGAAGAAAAGAGCAGAATATTGGGTGGAGAAGCCACTATGTGGGGCGAACTTGTTACACCTGCAACAATAGATTCTCGCATTTGGCCAAGAACAGCAGCTATAGCAGAAAGACTATGGTCGAATAGTACTATTACCGATGTTGATTTTATGAGAAAAAGAATCGTCAATGTTTCCTTTAGATTAGAAGAACTTGGTGTGCAACATATCAAAAACAAAAGCGTACTATTAAGAAATATTGCAAACAATCAAGATATACATGCTTTAGATGTTTTATCCAAAGTATGCGAACCTTTAAAAATATATACTCGAAACAAAGAAGGAACAGAATATCAAAGCTACTCCCCTTTTACACTCTTTGCCGATGCTTGCACTCCAGATGCAGAAGATGCCTTTATTTTTGAAAAAAGAACCACAAACTATATCAAAAATAAAAGTCCAGAAAATACGCAAGCACTTATCTATTATTTTGATTTATGGATACAAAACCATGAAGAACTAAAGCTGTTAAGTACAAACGCACCATTAATTCAGCCATTACTTCCAGTTTCACAAAATCTTAGTGACATAGCAAATGAATTTAAAAGGATACTAACACAACAACAAAAAATAAACAAAGAGCAATTGACTAAACTATTAGCCAAATGCGAATCAAAAAATCATGCCGATATTGAATTAGCGGTTTCCCCTTCTTTAAAGAAATTGTTAGGTAGCCTATAA
- a CDS encoding sensor histidine kinase: MNTINNRSFLKNSILVIVVIVLINTVQIFTLYQTKKFGDINFYNIEDHIFGIITCLFSFISTYLSWQFIAKKYTQKVIKIGLTFLVALLLFSCITSLYYTLLRHFVYHLSTSLDMLIGNIVFGLTTNHLYISGYTIAYLHFSNAKKLALDVERLEKEKILFQSKMLQKNLEPHFLFNNLSVLSNLAHKKPEQVEDFIDDFSDVYRYYLKHNQQEIVSLKEEIDFINSYMNLIQKRFNTAYLLSLSIEDKSGYIVPCTLQLCLENAIKHNFGSTEKPLHITIERIENQIVIKNEFRPVETLKSSKLGNQYLKNQYQIMFNQSITFETTSTHYIVKIPIIQ, encoded by the coding sequence ATGAATACCATAAACAATCGCTCATTTCTAAAAAATAGCATTCTTGTTATAGTAGTAATTGTACTAATTAATACGGTTCAAATATTTACACTTTATCAAACCAAAAAATTTGGAGATATTAATTTCTACAATATCGAAGATCATATATTTGGAATAATTACCTGTCTTTTTTCCTTTATTAGCACCTATTTATCTTGGCAGTTCATAGCTAAGAAATACACTCAAAAAGTAATAAAAATTGGACTTACATTTTTAGTAGCCCTACTCCTTTTTAGCTGTATTACAAGTCTGTATTACACATTACTACGTCACTTTGTCTATCATTTAAGTACCAGTTTGGATATGCTTATTGGAAATATTGTTTTCGGATTAACTACCAATCATCTTTATATTAGTGGCTACACCATTGCTTATCTTCATTTTTCCAATGCTAAAAAATTAGCCTTAGATGTTGAACGATTAGAGAAAGAAAAAATCCTTTTTCAATCGAAAATGCTTCAAAAAAACTTAGAACCACACTTTCTATTCAATAACCTAAGCGTTTTATCTAATCTTGCCCATAAAAAACCAGAACAAGTAGAAGACTTCATCGATGATTTTTCAGATGTGTATCGTTATTATTTAAAACATAATCAACAAGAAATTGTCAGCTTAAAAGAAGAAATTGATTTTATAAATTCCTATATGAATTTAATCCAAAAGCGTTTCAATACCGCCTATCTACTTTCGCTTTCTATTGAAGACAAATCGGGTTATATAGTACCTTGCACCTTACAATTGTGCCTTGAAAATGCTATAAAACACAATTTCGGAAGTACCGAAAAGCCATTGCATATTACTATTGAGCGCATAGAGAATCAAATCGTAATAAAAAATGAATTCCGACCTGTAGAAACATTAAAAAGCTCTAAATTAGGCAATCAATATTTGAAAAATCAATATCAAATAATGTTCAATCAAAGCATAACATTCGAAACCACAAGCACACATTATATCGTCAAAATACCCATTATACAATGA
- a CDS encoding LytR/AlgR family response regulator transcription factor, which translates to MKVLIIEDEDLNAETIVNHIHRYDATLQIVAHLKSKAAIEDWLLQNNSVDLVFSDIELLDGNVFSLLKENKIAAPIIFTTAYDTFYQDAFDSNGIAYLLKPISYKRFEAAMHKFQNLKGNEKQQDWEKIATTLLKSTANYKERIIIKNNNEITILNTKNIAALLTDAGKCIAIDEDGKEHTFRDKISDLVAQLDPNIFFQINRSEIINLNYIQKIETYFNDRLLIKIKNYKNKLTTSTSITPQFKRWLEK; encoded by the coding sequence ATGAAAGTACTCATTATAGAAGATGAAGATTTAAACGCAGAAACTATTGTTAACCACATTCATAGGTATGATGCTACATTACAAATTGTTGCACATTTAAAGAGTAAAGCAGCAATAGAAGATTGGTTACTTCAAAACAATAGTGTTGATCTTGTTTTCTCAGATATTGAATTATTAGACGGCAATGTATTTTCGTTATTAAAAGAAAACAAAATTGCTGCGCCCATAATATTTACAACTGCCTACGATACGTTCTATCAAGATGCCTTCGATAGTAACGGAATTGCCTATCTTTTAAAACCAATTAGTTACAAAAGATTCGAAGCAGCCATGCATAAATTTCAAAACCTAAAAGGCAATGAAAAGCAACAAGATTGGGAAAAAATTGCTACTACACTACTCAAAAGTACAGCTAACTATAAAGAGCGAATCATTATTAAAAACAATAATGAAATAACTATTCTAAACACTAAAAACATAGCCGCCCTACTCACCGATGCTGGAAAATGTATTGCAATTGACGAAGATGGAAAAGAACATACTTTTAGAGACAAAATAAGCGACTTGGTCGCACAATTAGATCCAAACATTTTTTTTCAAATCAATAGAAGCGAAATTATAAACCTCAATTATATTCAAAAAATAGAAACCTATTTTAATGATCGATTACTCATTAAAATTAAAAACTATAAAAACAAACTAACCACTAGCACATCCATTACACCACAATTTAAACGTTGGTTAGAAAAATAA
- the chrA gene encoding chromate efflux transporter — translation MNKNLKEVALLFFKLGSIAFGGPAAHIAMMEDEVVKKRQWITQQHFLDMVGATNLIPGPNSTEMTMHCGHERAGWKGLIVAGVCFVFPAVVITMLFAWLYQEYGQLPNVQPFLYGIKPAVIAIIIGAVYTLGKKALKNTTLGILGVLTLIACLLGVHEIIALFTCGSIGIMIYHFKNSKNNLNSFTPLVLFQITASASSLKVLWAFLKVGALLYGGGYVLFAFLDAELVSTGLLTRQELIDAVAVGQFTPGPVLSTATFIGWQLNGFWGAIAATIGIFLPSFIFVAILNPIIPKMRKSKAIASFLDAVNIAAVALIVAVCIEMGKDTLTDWRTILIALLSLIVVFVFKKMNSAFIVIASAIFGYLLSLI, via the coding sequence ATGAATAAAAACCTAAAAGAAGTAGCCCTACTCTTCTTCAAACTAGGAAGCATAGCTTTTGGAGGTCCAGCAGCACACATTGCCATGATGGAAGACGAAGTGGTCAAAAAAAGACAATGGATAACGCAACAACATTTTCTAGATATGGTGGGCGCTACCAATTTAATTCCTGGTCCCAACTCTACCGAAATGACCATGCATTGCGGACACGAAAGAGCGGGTTGGAAAGGATTAATTGTTGCAGGAGTATGCTTCGTTTTCCCTGCTGTAGTAATAACCATGCTATTCGCGTGGTTGTATCAAGAATACGGACAATTGCCAAATGTGCAACCCTTTCTATACGGCATCAAACCCGCAGTTATTGCCATTATTATTGGTGCAGTATATACATTAGGCAAAAAAGCCCTAAAAAACACAACACTAGGTATATTGGGTGTACTAACACTAATTGCCTGTTTATTAGGAGTACACGAAATTATAGCCCTTTTTACCTGTGGTAGTATTGGCATAATGATCTATCACTTTAAAAATTCAAAAAACAACCTAAACAGTTTCACACCATTAGTACTGTTTCAAATTACTGCATCGGCAAGTAGTTTAAAAGTATTATGGGCATTCCTAAAAGTAGGAGCACTATTATATGGTGGTGGCTATGTACTGTTTGCCTTTCTAGATGCCGAATTAGTAAGCACAGGACTACTCACCCGACAAGAACTAATAGATGCTGTAGCCGTTGGACAGTTTACACCTGGGCCCGTACTTTCCACAGCCACATTTATCGGTTGGCAACTCAACGGATTTTGGGGAGCAATAGCCGCTACTATTGGAATATTTCTACCCTCATTTATATTCGTAGCCATCCTTAACCCAATCATTCCAAAAATGAGGAAATCCAAAGCCATAGCTTCATTTCTCGATGCTGTCAACATTGCAGCAGTTGCCTTAATTGTAGCCGTTTGTATTGAAATGGGAAAAGACACCCTAACCGACTGGAGAACTATACTAATAGCACTACTCAGCCTTATCGTTGTGTTTGTCTTTAAAAAAATGAACAGCGCTTTCATTGTTATAGCAAGCGCTATTTTTGGTTATTTACTATCTTTAATTTAA
- a CDS encoding tetratricopeptide repeat protein, with translation MKKIIALLLLFTSFLAISQKKMMKKVATAFEYYKNDEKLKAVTIFQEVIKEYPKSDYYGKNLYNIPTIYQELGETDLAIEWYKKVLEDNKIKDSEEDHSRGIFETNANYKHYSATNIGVINYNNKNYTETLKYYKLAATTYPYFNSSETDLKLNKIKISSYIADCYIHLKEIDSAIVVLLPHALTTSPTLKNQASEKIMQLLHDNNKKQSFKTEFEKAIESARTSPKGIILTCYNIEIELIPYSDEELTTEYLKNTNLYKEVNKTDN, from the coding sequence ATGAAAAAAATAATCGCATTACTCCTCCTATTCACTTCTTTTTTAGCAATTAGTCAAAAGAAAATGATGAAAAAAGTAGCAACCGCTTTTGAATATTATAAAAATGATGAAAAACTAAAAGCAGTCACAATTTTTCAAGAAGTAATTAAAGAATACCCCAAATCCGATTATTACGGGAAAAACCTGTATAATATTCCAACCATTTACCAAGAGTTAGGCGAAACAGATTTAGCGATAGAATGGTATAAAAAAGTACTAGAAGATAATAAAATTAAAGATTCAGAAGAAGATCATTCTAGAGGAATATTCGAAACCAATGCTAATTATAAACATTATTCCGCAACAAATATTGGAGTAATCAACTATAACAATAAAAACTATACCGAAACATTAAAATACTACAAATTAGCAGCAACTACATATCCTTACTTTAATAGTTCAGAAACCGATTTAAAGCTAAATAAAATAAAAATCAGTAGTTACATTGCAGATTGCTACATACATCTAAAAGAAATCGATAGTGCAATCGTTGTTCTATTACCACATGCATTAACAACAAGTCCAACGTTAAAAAATCAAGCAAGTGAAAAAATAATGCAATTGCTACACGACAATAATAAAAAACAATCATTCAAAACAGAATTCGAAAAAGCGATAGAAAGTGCAAGAACATCTCCAAAGGGTATCATCTTAACGTGCTATAACATAGAAATAGAATTAATCCCCTATTCAGACGAAGAATTAACAACCGAATATTTAAAAAACACCAACTTATATAAAGAAGTAAATAAAACCGACAATTAA
- a CDS encoding IS4 family transposase: MRRHFTDIEDSRLLRRSNLILDSLFCNSVHSIRQITQNESECKAFYRFLQNNRISESKLIKNMSSNCITSCLDKTVLCIQDTSEVNLYNHKNRIKKDGFIGTTNAAKGGIGFLLHPSFVVDAYNFIPYGFSDVKIWNRPLEKLTKQERNYNKLPIEEKESYKWIESSEKSKEALEKAKKIIIIQDREGDIYEQFAIVPDEKTELLVRARANRTLLNKIKLFDFIANEPLQGKYTIALEGDKRRNISKREATLEVRFSAVTIQKNDLVSKNAPDSVDLYIIEAKEIGENIENPICWKLLTTIKVLDLETALQCIDWYTCRWVIEEIFRILKKEGFNIEASELGSAKSIRKLTLMMMETIVKLFLMQIAYDMPEHEIESRSCFTNQELECLEYQIIKLEGKTEKLKNPYKEKDLKRYVWAIARLGGWKGYTSARKPGITTFSIGIQKFASIMQGWQLFQDVSTR; this comes from the coding sequence ATGCGTAGACATTTTACTGATATTGAAGATTCTCGATTACTTAGACGAAGTAATTTGATTTTGGACAGTTTATTTTGTAATAGTGTTCATTCTATTCGACAAATCACCCAAAATGAATCGGAGTGTAAAGCTTTTTATCGTTTTTTACAGAATAATAGGATCTCAGAATCAAAATTAATCAAAAATATGTCTTCTAATTGTATCACTTCCTGTTTAGATAAAACAGTTTTATGCATACAAGACACAAGTGAAGTAAATCTTTATAATCATAAAAATAGGATTAAAAAGGACGGATTCATTGGCACTACTAATGCTGCAAAAGGTGGGATTGGCTTTTTATTGCACCCTAGCTTTGTTGTTGATGCTTATAATTTCATTCCTTATGGTTTTTCTGATGTTAAAATATGGAATAGACCTCTAGAGAAACTTACAAAACAGGAAAGAAATTACAATAAATTACCTATTGAAGAAAAAGAATCATACAAGTGGATAGAATCTTCTGAAAAATCAAAAGAAGCTCTAGAGAAGGCAAAAAAAATCATCATAATCCAAGATAGAGAAGGTGATATTTATGAGCAATTTGCGATAGTACCTGATGAAAAGACAGAGTTGCTAGTAAGGGCTAGAGCCAACAGAACATTATTAAATAAGATAAAATTATTTGACTTTATAGCTAATGAGCCTCTTCAAGGAAAATATACCATTGCACTAGAAGGAGATAAACGAAGAAACATAAGTAAGCGAGAAGCTACTTTAGAGGTAAGGTTTTCAGCTGTTACTATTCAAAAAAACGATTTAGTTTCGAAAAATGCACCAGATAGTGTTGATTTATATATTATAGAAGCGAAAGAAATTGGTGAGAATATTGAAAATCCAATATGTTGGAAACTATTAACAACTATTAAAGTTTTAGATTTAGAAACTGCTTTACAATGTATTGATTGGTATACCTGTAGATGGGTAATAGAAGAAATTTTTAGGATACTAAAAAAAGAAGGATTTAATATAGAAGCCAGTGAATTAGGTTCAGCTAAATCCATCCGAAAATTAACTTTAATGATGATGGAAACAATTGTTAAGCTATTTTTAATGCAAATAGCCTACGATATGCCAGAACATGAAATAGAATCAAGAAGTTGTTTTACCAATCAAGAACTTGAATGTTTAGAATATCAGATAATAAAATTAGAAGGTAAAACAGAAAAATTAAAAAATCCTTATAAAGAAAAGGATTTGAAAAGATATGTATGGGCAATTGCTAGACTTGGAGGATGGAAAGGATATACTAGTGCTCGAAAACCTGGAATAACTACTTTTTCTATTGGAATTCAAAAATTCGCTTCAATTATGCAAGGATGGCAATTATTTCAAGATGTGTCCACACGGTAG